A window of the Arenibacter algicola genome harbors these coding sequences:
- a CDS encoding relaxase/mobilization nuclease domain-containing protein gives MIARILYRNSVQGVLNYVLGKAESTILGFQNTYSDTDTNTDFFGRVLHYLGNRHDSEKRYVHATINLPRGEQLDDKDFFELSKAYMEHMGYGEQPFIVVRHCDTKHEHVHIVSTTIREDCLQINLSNDFKRNVATQKYLEKQFGLSPSPETRQSKVLPKYEMPQFKNEDISGVRFYMQDIINNTLQKYKVRSFKELAELLGPNHIQLRTVDHNGRIGVSFGIEVKDGYRSRFINGYTVHPQLSGPKLQKVFELNQKSKLFPMVKKRLEKQLRTTFGLFRTIGPEHLPDILRSHQNLDCRLNYDGQGKAVDFSIYDKSGYVLNSKEMEKDIGILENPALFECEYTQMYAESVQLQLELQRCIKEAYRSSYQDSWNRTLFSEHIIRMPIKSIVTEMAKSERFRFLRKYLHTDNRNLGDLIRKQFEITKDKLYTPELVREERALQTKAGLIIQAIDKQLFEPTKQREVLFEFIRSLSTIYDNGNLTYANSNRHKAELNMGPIPMPNQIDFYVSPGFIKENEKVLDGILNDKTAKEIKLNPTAIFQPLMFPNLYGAMASPYRKKFENLSLRAYYKYAERAQVSFEKSPKDYVQFFNAKGFYFEKQGEKICIGSIYSKYPVKVSIAPKTQAYLESSINLDNILEGQTKILEDIGANGRDNLKNLWSGYLMERGQYNKVAYLYVLEGVRPNLPIEILEHHMENGLREALHTVAKIQIDRKHAHLLRKGVYALGNLLGSENPKPEEAYNGFKDELTDWSKYKGRGISM, from the coding sequence ATGATAGCAAGGATTCTATATCGGAACAGCGTTCAGGGAGTATTGAACTATGTATTGGGCAAGGCCGAAAGCACCATACTCGGCTTCCAGAACACCTATTCCGATACCGATACCAATACCGATTTTTTTGGAAGGGTGCTTCATTATCTCGGTAATCGGCACGATTCTGAAAAACGGTATGTGCATGCCACTATCAATCTTCCCCGTGGCGAACAATTGGACGACAAGGACTTTTTTGAACTTTCCAAAGCTTACATGGAACATATGGGCTATGGGGAACAGCCCTTTATTGTAGTACGTCACTGTGATACCAAGCACGAGCATGTCCATATCGTCTCTACCACTATAAGGGAAGATTGTCTACAAATAAACCTTTCCAATGATTTTAAAAGGAACGTTGCCACCCAGAAATACCTGGAAAAACAGTTCGGGCTCTCCCCATCCCCCGAAACACGTCAGAGCAAGGTGCTCCCGAAATACGAAATGCCCCAATTCAAGAACGAGGACATCAGCGGAGTAAGGTTCTATATGCAAGATATTATAAACAACACCTTGCAGAAGTACAAGGTGCGAAGCTTTAAGGAACTGGCCGAACTACTGGGCCCGAACCACATTCAATTAAGGACGGTGGATCACAATGGCAGGATAGGCGTATCGTTCGGCATCGAAGTAAAGGACGGCTACAGGTCGAGATTTATCAACGGTTATACCGTCCACCCACAATTGAGCGGTCCAAAACTGCAAAAGGTCTTTGAGCTCAACCAAAAATCCAAGTTATTTCCTATGGTCAAAAAACGGCTGGAAAAACAACTGCGTACCACTTTTGGACTTTTCAGGACCATCGGCCCCGAACACCTTCCCGATATACTGAGATCCCATCAAAATCTGGATTGTAGGCTAAACTATGACGGACAGGGAAAAGCAGTGGATTTCTCGATATATGACAAATCGGGATATGTCCTCAATAGCAAAGAAATGGAGAAGGATATAGGAATCCTAGAAAACCCGGCACTGTTCGAATGTGAATATACCCAGATGTATGCGGAAAGCGTTCAGCTGCAATTGGAGCTCCAGCGGTGCATCAAGGAAGCCTATCGTAGCAGCTATCAGGATTCATGGAACAGGACCCTTTTTTCTGAACATATCATTAGGATGCCCATAAAGTCTATAGTTACGGAAATGGCCAAATCGGAACGCTTTAGGTTTCTTAGGAAGTATCTGCATACCGACAACCGAAACCTGGGCGATCTGATACGAAAACAATTCGAAATTACAAAGGACAAGCTGTATACTCCGGAATTGGTAAGGGAGGAACGGGCATTGCAAACAAAAGCGGGACTGATAATACAGGCGATCGACAAACAACTGTTCGAACCTACCAAGCAAAGGGAAGTCCTTTTTGAATTTATTCGCAGCCTGAGTACCATATATGACAACGGTAACCTTACCTATGCGAATTCTAACCGGCACAAGGCCGAGCTGAATATGGGCCCAATACCGATGCCAAACCAAATCGATTTTTATGTATCCCCTGGCTTTATAAAGGAAAACGAAAAAGTATTGGACGGAATTCTGAACGACAAAACGGCAAAGGAAATTAAACTAAATCCGACCGCGATATTCCAGCCGTTGATGTTTCCGAACCTTTACGGCGCCATGGCCTCGCCGTACAGGAAAAAATTTGAAAACTTGAGCCTAAGGGCTTATTACAAATATGCAGAACGTGCGCAAGTATCCTTCGAGAAATCCCCGAAAGACTATGTCCAGTTTTTCAATGCCAAAGGCTTTTATTTTGAGAAACAGGGAGAGAAAATATGCATCGGTTCTATATATTCCAAGTACCCGGTAAAAGTTTCTATAGCACCAAAAACACAAGCTTATCTGGAATCATCGATTAACTTGGACAATATCTTGGAGGGTCAAACAAAAATCTTGGAAGATATTGGAGCCAACGGGCGAGATAATCTAAAAAACCTCTGGTCCGGGTATCTGATGGAGAGAGGGCAATATAATAAAGTAGCCTATTTGTACGTGTTGGAAGGGGTAAGGCCAAACCTCCCCATTGAGATATTGGAACACCATATGGAAAATGGGTTAAGGGAAGCACTGCACACCGTTGCCAAAATACAGATTGACAGGAAGCATGCACATCTTCTGAGAAAAGGTGTCTATGCCCTGGGCAATCTGTTGGGAAGTGAAAATCCCAAACCGGAAGAAGCCTACAACGGCTTCAAGGATGAGCTGACGGATTGGTCGAAGTACAAGGGTAGGGGGATTTCAATGTAA
- the mobC gene encoding plasmid mobilization relaxosome protein MobC, giving the protein MVGNKGGRKQLGDRKREHAITLRFNGRELEKVKAILQSYNLDFRKRGTVGPFLRKLILNRESIKEKRIPDSISNLSYQLNRIGTNINQLVKVANYKNMRSPNSNLDLEMQKASELMLELMETINTKDQE; this is encoded by the coding sequence ATGGTTGGAAACAAAGGCGGCAGAAAACAGTTGGGGGACAGGAAACGGGAGCATGCCATAACGCTTCGTTTCAATGGCAGGGAACTGGAAAAGGTAAAGGCCATCCTGCAGTCCTATAATCTCGATTTTCGGAAAAGGGGAACCGTTGGCCCTTTCCTTAGAAAGCTTATCCTTAATAGGGAATCCATAAAGGAGAAACGGATACCCGATAGTATTTCGAACCTCAGTTACCAATTGAACAGGATAGGCACCAACATCAACCAACTGGTCAAGGTGGCGAACTACAAGAACATGAGAAGCCCAAATTCAAACTTGGATCTGGAGATGCAAAAGGCCAGCGAACTGATGCTTGAACTCATGGAGACCATCAACACCAAAGATCAAGAATGA
- a CDS encoding helix-turn-helix transcriptional regulator — protein MAITKNAFIRYQALDRCFRNPGRNFYIDDLLEVCNEAITELDPDSSGIKKRQLYDDITFMESSQGWSIPLERMKDGRKKYFRYEDLSFSINSQPINDLEAEQLKSAMMVLRRFKGMPQFEWINELLPKLDDTFKLSNHSENIISIDRNEFLKGTEHLSPLFNAILYKQTLLITYQSFKSDTEQEIVFHPYHLKSYNNRWFLFGKSGNYENLTNLALDRIKEIINSDTQYIEDDSLDFDEYFEDIIGVSKLAEQEPTKIELHATAKLAPYIKTKPLHGSQKTISESKDGYLFSIEVILNFELEQLLLSYGEAIKIIEPPSFKEKMKERVVALLANFN, from the coding sequence GTGGCCATTACCAAAAATGCTTTTATCCGATATCAGGCATTGGATAGGTGTTTCCGAAATCCTGGTAGAAATTTTTATATTGATGATCTCCTAGAAGTTTGTAATGAAGCCATTACTGAACTAGATCCAGATTCCTCCGGTATTAAAAAACGTCAACTTTATGACGACATTACTTTTATGGAATCATCTCAAGGATGGAGCATTCCGTTAGAGAGAATGAAAGATGGTAGAAAAAAGTATTTCCGATACGAAGACCTGTCCTTTTCCATAAATAGTCAACCGATAAATGACTTGGAGGCCGAACAATTGAAATCTGCGATGATGGTATTGCGACGTTTTAAGGGAATGCCGCAATTTGAATGGATCAACGAATTATTGCCCAAGCTTGACGATACTTTCAAATTATCGAACCATTCCGAAAACATTATCAGTATTGACCGTAATGAATTTTTAAAAGGTACGGAACATCTATCCCCATTGTTCAATGCAATTCTATATAAGCAAACACTGCTAATAACCTATCAATCCTTCAAAAGTGATACTGAACAAGAAATCGTCTTTCATCCCTATCATTTAAAAAGTTATAACAACCGTTGGTTTTTATTTGGGAAAAGTGGCAACTATGAGAATCTTACAAATCTGGCACTTGACAGAATCAAGGAAATAATAAATTCCGATACGCAGTATATTGAAGATGACTCTTTGGACTTTGATGAGTACTTCGAAGACATTATTGGTGTGTCAAAATTGGCTGAACAAGAACCAACTAAGATAGAGTTGCACGCTACAGCAAAGCTTGCCCCCTATATAAAAACAAAACCTTTGCACGGTTCACAAAAGACAATTAGCGAATCAAAAGATGGATATCTCTTTTCTATTGAAGTAATACTCAACTTCGAATTAGAGCAACTATTACTGTCATATGGAGAAGCTATAAAAATTATAGAGCCTCCCAGTTTTAAAGAAAAGATGAAAGAAAGAGTTGTGGCATTACTCGCCAACTTTAACTAG